Proteins encoded together in one Verrucomicrobiia bacterium window:
- a CDS encoding SDR family NAD(P)-dependent oxidoreductase: MANEHATPPPPVALITGAAGGLGNAVIHELLAQGWRVGAGWHRQPLTPAGEALLPLALDVTSTAGVTAAVEQLLARWGRLDLLVHCAGITRDTLLAQMPPADWDAVMQVHVKGAFLCARAVLPVMARQRAGHILHISSFAARAGARGQANYAAAKAALLGLTVSLAREAAPHNVQVNAVLPGVLPTGMTQSLTAAQLAALTEANLLRRMNDLPEVARFIVFLAGMRNVSGQIFQLDSRVHSWT, from the coding sequence GTGGCAAACGAACACGCGACACCGCCTCCCCCGGTGGCGCTGATCACCGGCGCCGCGGGCGGCCTGGGCAACGCGGTGATCCACGAGCTGCTGGCCCAGGGCTGGCGCGTGGGCGCCGGCTGGCATCGGCAGCCGTTGACGCCCGCCGGCGAGGCCCTGCTGCCGCTGGCGCTGGACGTGACCTCCACCGCCGGCGTGACTGCGGCCGTCGAGCAGTTGCTGGCCCGCTGGGGACGCCTCGATCTGCTCGTCCACTGCGCCGGCATCACCCGCGACACCCTCCTGGCGCAGATGCCGCCCGCCGACTGGGACGCCGTGATGCAGGTGCACGTCAAAGGCGCGTTCCTCTGCGCCCGCGCCGTGCTGCCGGTGATGGCCCGCCAGCGCGCCGGCCACATCCTCCATATCAGCAGCTTTGCCGCCCGCGCCGGCGCGCGCGGCCAGGCCAACTACGCCGCCGCCAAGGCCGCCCTGTTGGGCCTGACCGTGAGCCTGGCCCGCGAGGCGGCCCCCCACAACGTGCAGGTCAACGCCGTCCTCCCCGGCGTGCTGCCCACCGGCATGACGCAATCACTCACCGCCGCGCAGTTGGCCGCGCTCACCGAGGCCAACCTGCTGCGCCGGATGAACGACCTGCCCGAGGTGGCCCGCTTCATCGTGTTTCTGGCAGGCATGCGGAATGTCTCCGGTCAAATCTTTCAACTGGACAGCCGGGTGCATTCGTGGACTTGA
- a CDS encoding alcohol dehydrogenase catalytic domain-containing protein → MKALALTALRRLEWMELPMPELRSPHDVLLQVRCVGICGSDLHYYETGRIASRRVQFPFVLGHECSAVVMATGAAVQRVKLGDEVAVDPAMSCGACDQCRAGRPHTCRHLRFLGCPTEAPGCLSEFIVMPETSVYRTFRRINLVQAALCEPLSIALHAVRLARLQPGMSVGILGAGPIGLCVMLAARHAGAAGIWMTDRLPYRVQFAQDHGARWAGNPDTEDVVRHILNAEPHGLDVVFECAGQQAALDQAVDLLKPGGTLAIVGIPREERVSFHIDSLRRKEITLVNVRRQNQCVQPAMDLVATGAVQPDFLVTHTVGPEGAADAFAMVADYRDGVIKAMIEF, encoded by the coding sequence ATGAAAGCTCTCGCTCTCACCGCCCTGCGCCGTCTGGAATGGATGGAGCTGCCAATGCCCGAGCTGCGCTCGCCGCACGATGTCCTGCTGCAAGTCCGCTGCGTGGGCATTTGCGGCTCGGACCTGCATTATTACGAAACCGGCCGCATCGCCTCCCGCCGCGTCCAGTTCCCGTTCGTCCTGGGCCACGAATGCTCCGCCGTGGTCATGGCCACCGGCGCCGCTGTGCAACGGGTCAAACTGGGGGATGAAGTGGCGGTGGACCCCGCCATGAGCTGCGGCGCGTGTGATCAATGCCGTGCCGGCCGTCCCCACACCTGCCGCCATCTGCGTTTCCTGGGCTGCCCCACCGAGGCGCCGGGTTGTCTGAGCGAGTTCATCGTCATGCCCGAAACCAGTGTGTATCGCACCTTCCGGCGCATCAACCTGGTCCAGGCCGCCCTCTGCGAGCCGCTCTCCATCGCCCTCCATGCCGTGCGCCTCGCCCGCCTGCAACCCGGCATGAGCGTGGGCATCCTCGGCGCAGGCCCCATCGGACTGTGCGTCATGCTGGCCGCCCGCCACGCCGGCGCCGCGGGCATCTGGATGACCGACCGCCTGCCCTATCGCGTGCAATTCGCCCAAGACCACGGCGCGCGCTGGGCCGGCAACCCCGACACCGAAGATGTCGTCCGCCACATCCTCAACGCCGAGCCTCACGGGTTGGATGTCGTCTTCGAGTGCGCCGGCCAGCAGGCCGCCCTGGACCAGGCCGTGGACCTCCTCAAGCCCGGCGGCACGCTGGCGATTGTCGGCATTCCCCGCGAAGAACGCGTCTCCTTCCACATTGACTCGCTGCGCCGCAAGGAAATCACCCTCGTCAATGTCCGCCGCCAGAATCAGTGCGTGCAGCCTGCCATGGACCTCGTGGCCACCGGCGCGGTGCAACCCGATTTCCTCGTTACACACACCGTCGGCCCGGAAGGAGCCGCCGACGCTTTCGCCATGGTGGCGGACTATCGCGACGGTGTGATCAAGGCCATGATTGAATTCTAA
- a CDS encoding SDR family oxidoreductase, which yields MRALILGCGYVGTALAAELLQRGAEVHAVRRSAAEPVPAPLERVRWLTLDLTRREAVQTLRQRWEVVINCVSSSRGGVEVYRQVFLEAGRHLREVLAADPPDLYIHLSSTSVYGQTDGGWVTEDSPTAPASETAQVLVATEQEWRAAGLPVTILRLAGIYGPGRCFWLQQFLAGQARLGEGEGRWLNMIHRDDVVAAILAAWEQRAAAAGRVYNVADDHPVTPRELYGWLAEVLHRPLPPAAEAGERAPRKRALTHKRVSNLRLKAELGWQPRYPDFRRGFGEEIRRLQSEGLPAG from the coding sequence ATGCGCGCATTGATTTTGGGTTGCGGCTACGTGGGCACGGCGCTGGCGGCAGAGCTTCTCCAGCGCGGCGCCGAAGTCCACGCGGTGCGGCGCAGTGCGGCGGAGCCGGTGCCGGCGCCGCTGGAGCGCGTGCGCTGGCTCACCCTGGATCTCACCCGGCGGGAGGCGGTGCAAACCCTGCGCCAGCGGTGGGAGGTGGTCATCAACTGTGTTTCCTCCAGCCGCGGCGGGGTGGAGGTGTATCGCCAGGTGTTTCTGGAGGCGGGCCGGCATCTGCGCGAGGTGCTGGCCGCGGATCCCCCCGATTTGTACATCCATTTGAGCAGCACCAGCGTTTATGGTCAGACGGATGGAGGCTGGGTGACGGAGGACAGCCCCACCGCGCCGGCCAGTGAAACGGCGCAGGTGCTGGTGGCCACCGAACAGGAATGGCGCGCGGCGGGACTGCCGGTGACCATTCTGCGGCTGGCGGGCATCTACGGGCCGGGGCGGTGTTTCTGGCTGCAACAATTTCTGGCCGGCCAGGCCCGGCTGGGGGAGGGGGAAGGCCGCTGGCTCAACATGATTCACCGCGATGACGTGGTGGCGGCCATTCTGGCCGCGTGGGAGCAGCGCGCCGCGGCGGCGGGGCGAGTTTATAATGTGGCCGATGATCACCCGGTCACGCCGCGCGAGTTGTATGGCTGGCTGGCGGAGGTGCTGCACCGGCCGCTGCCCCCGGCGGCGGAAGCCGGCGAGCGCGCGCCGCGCAAACGGGCTTTGACGCACAAGCGCGTCAGCAACCTGCGGTTGAAAGCCGAGCTGGGCTGGCAGCCGCGCTATCCGGACTTCCGGCGGGGATTTGGGGAGGAAATCCGGCGGCTGCAGAGCGAGGGGCTGCCGGCCGGTTGA